The region AAAAacggattaaatatgtttttagtccctaaactttcagtaaattttgaaattagtctattttgaaacttgGACCAATTTAGCcatttatctttcgaaatacgtaaatttaatttttttaatcaaattttgttaggtttatttgatgttttgtatgcatttcacgattgtatttgagttgtttataatgtttgacacatttttgctttaatattaagtcaaatactattataaaacgcgcttgaaatctcaaataaacttaacaaaatttaattaaaaagattaaatccacgtattttaaagataaaggactaaattagtccaaaatttcaaaatgaactaatttcaacaTTCACCaaaagttaaaggaccaaaaatatatttaaccatataaaAAAACTCCTATTTGCTAAAAACTCAATATACATGTACCTTAATCAAATCATACGACCAAACACAACCTTAAAATGATCAATTcattattacattatttgttCATATACCTCTAGTTTCTTGGTGAAGTTGGTGTTGGAGGAAGTAAGATTTTGAAATGATCCCGCAATAAAAGAAGTGAAAAGGAGTTATGAATTTGGTACATAGAATGAAAGGCATACTACAGGTTGTACTGGTGAGATTTGATAGCAATGGAGTGAGTAATTAAtcagaaaaatgaagaaaggaAGCAGAGGGTAAGTACGGGTTAGTACTAAGTGGTCCACCTTGCTTTTCACATGTGGTGCACAAATTCAGGGGGATTTTAGCCTTAGAAAGTGATGCATCATCAATTCAACAAAACTGCAAACCCTTCCATCTACCTTCTTTTTTACTGCAACAAAACACACCAGACTagtcaaaaatttaatttctatattttaaattactttaaaaataagtagttttaacttttaatcaaattttgttaaatttatttaacgtttcaagcgtatttcatttcatgatatatattatttgaattgtttacattgtttgaccTATTTTCTCTTAAATgctaattcaaatattatcataaaatatgtttaaaacattaaataaacttaacaaactttaattcaaagaactaaattcacacatttttaaaaataaagaactaaattaatcaaattttaatgagactaatttcaaattttatttaaatttgagaaaaaaattctatattttaaattacattaaaaataagtaattttaagTATAGTTTTACAGAGAAAGCCACCAGAGAATTCAAAATGATAacttgagaaagaaaaaaaagttggtAGTGGTGAATAATGAGACAAAAGAGTATTTTGTTTGGCTTGCAGAGTGTGTTCTCTCTCTCTGAGATAGATATTGGTCTGTTGAGAGCAGTGGCAGCCTCTGTTCCCTTCCTGCCCTTCATTATCTTTATCATGGCCACGCAAATCAACCACTTCTTCCCTTTTCGGATTGGAACACAAATTCTATGGCCAAAATTCATTTcacttcaattttttcttccCAACCCTTCTGTGTGTCCAAATTTGTTCCTTCTTTCCCTTTTCACCACCCTCACTCCTTTTCCATATTCATCAAATACTTACGGTGATGCACGTGATAAGGATATTATCATGGGTTGGTTTTTCGATGAGATTAATGTGTGAATGAAACGATCTTCCGTAGAGTACTTGTTGAGTGGAGTTGATATACCGTGTTTTTTTCTCTGccaaaagataagaagaaaaagaaagagtggTAATGCAGTGAGAGAATCCTGCAACTGTCACTGATTCTGCATCTGCAACTCTGCAACTGCAGACGCAACAGACTCTGTCACTAACAGCAGTACAGTACCATCACCGTCTcttccttttctctctctctctcaatcCATTCTATTCACCAATCCAATTTCGCATCCGCCACGTGTCATCCATCTATTTGCAGTCTCCTGGACCACGTCACCTACATCACATCTCTGTCCCTTCTTACCTTCAACTCACCAACTTCTACGTGTAAATTTTCTTTCTACACTGTAATTTATATCAGGCTATTAGTAGAAACAATAATGTTGTTTCTGCAGACATTGAATAGGTGTGTTTGTAGTAATTTTGAGTATACGTACAAAATACGTAAACATTGTATAAGAAAATGTATACAGTTCGTAGAAAATTAGAGACAGAAGGTAAAAGTTAGAGAATGTAGTGTTTATTTGCAGTTAGGGGATAAGAAACAAAAGAGGAGAAGATATTGATATTGAAAAAGACAGAATAATGATGATCATCTCATTTATCCTTAATTAAATAGTACCCAGTTCCCACTGGAATAAAAAAATCAGCGGtgtaaaaaataacaattctaTCTCACAAATCTCGtctaataatatgaaaattagaaaaagaaaaagaatattacACCGTCAATCAACATTCATCATCATTATCAAGTGTCAACCACCACGCCAATCAACGGTTCTTTCTGCCCGTCCGATCCGTTCCCGGAGTCATCAATGGCAGTCAACAGCTGGGCCCGGCAGGCCTGGTACTCCCAATCGGTGGTCCCGATCGTATACAACATCAGGCCCGCACAACAAACCTGGGCCGACAACAGGCCCAGCCAGAGCCCACAGAACCCAACCTCCAGCCAGAACGCAAGCCCAACGGCCACGGGCATCCCCACCAGATAAAAGGCGCCGAGGTTCACGTTCGCCGCCACGTTCGGCCGCGCCGTCCCCCGCACCACCCCGCACCCCACCGTCTGCGGACAGTTTCCAAGCTCGCACAGTCCCAAAATCGGCAGCGCCGCCGCCGTCAGCTGCAGAATCCCCTCGTCCAAAGTGAACATCCTCCCCCACCTCCGCCTCATCGACGAGGCGAAGATCACCGCCGAGAAACCCATCACGGCGGCAAAAAACACCGCCACCACCGCCGACATCCTGGCGCGTGGAGCCCGGTTCTCGCCGAGCAAGTTACCCACGCGCGTTGACACGGCCAACCCCAGGGACGAAGGAAAGACGTAGATCAACGACGTCGTTTGGATTAAAATCCCCATAGCCGCCACGCTGGCAGTGGGCTCCACAAGGAGTCCGCATAACAAGATCATGATCTCATACCACCACCACTCCAAACAAACGGACACGCAGCTCGGTGCAGCCAGCCGAAGCAGCGGCTCCCAGCCGGTAAAACACTCTCGGCTCGGCGCACTCCACGTGTCTAGGTGGACCCCACTTATCCACACATAGAGGAGCAACAGTCCCAGAATCGAAAAGCTGGAGGCGGCGGAGGCGGCGGCGACTCCGGCCACCCCGCGTCTCACGAGAACGAAGTTGAAGCCGACGTGGAGGAGCGTGCCGGCGAGGGAAGCTAACGTGACCGGTTGGGTGACGTTCTGCGCTCGAAGGTAGACTCTGATTGGGTGGAGGAAGGAGTTGGTGACGAGGTCGGGGAGGAGGTAAAGGAGGTAGTTTTGCgccatttttgtgattttcatGTCTTGGTGTAGTATAAGGAAGATTTTGGACATGTTGAGCCACAAGAGTGAAATGGGGATTGAGCAACATGTTAAGAAGAGAACGCAGCGTTGGAGCGTGAGAGAGAGAAGCTTGGGACGCTTTGCTCCGAAGGCTTGGGAGCACAGGGGTTCCATTCCCAGGGAGAGTCCCGAGAGAACCGAGTAACCGGTGATGTTGGCGAAGGCTATGGCCAACGAACCCGCCGCCAGTTCGGTGTCTCCTAGGTGTCCGAGGAACAGCATGGAGACCATGGAACGCGCGTAGAAAATGAGAGCAGTGAGCGCTGTCGGAAATGCGACCTCCCACAGAGATTTGGCTTCTCGAATGAAGTCCCACATTGTGGAACGTGTGCTGAACCCTTGTGTCTGCTTTTCCGTATCATTGTACTCTGTGTTGGGTTCCAACATGTTGGAAATGAGGTTGGGAAGATTGATCGATGATTGTGAATACGATGACGATGATGGAAGAggttgtttgtgtttgtgtatggTGTTGTGTGCAGAGGGGACTCTGTTCTTGTGATGGAGGAAGGGATCGATAGAGAAAGAAAGTAATGAGTATATGGGAGTGTGGGGGTGTGAGAAGGATGGGGGAGTTTAAATAGAGATTTTCATTTCCTTTCAATTCCACCCTGCGTGCTTTTTCACTCCtcttttaaccatttttttaaataatatatattagaaattttaaattaaaatttataaaaataaatattcttattttaaatggTTAGTTAATTCAGTGTATTTTATTTGGTTCcaaaattctttattttgaCTATTGCTACCTATCAAATCAAAGCTCACACATAAAACATTCTTCTTTTCTATCTTTTCCATGCCCTCCTCTTCTCTTACCAAGTTTTAACCTATTTCTAACaagtcaatatttttttttatcatgatattttaatacctaacacatgtttatatttattattattattattattattattatttcattcttattttttttccttttctttataaatataagttATGGTGGAGATTCGTTGTtataaattaaaggaaaaaaaaatgttgtaagGTACTAGAAATGAAAATGTGAATAgcataaaatagtaaaaatgtgGGAGGATGTCAGTGTGGTACTGAAAGGAACAATTCCCAATAACAGAAATGTTCTGTGTCTGTGATTTTTGCACACTGTTATGAGTTTTGATTCCGAGATgagaaaatgagaagaaaatatTGTCTcgcttttaattaaaaaatcaagaaaatttCTTCTTGCATTCATTGTTTCCCTCTTGGTAACTgagatttaaaattaacaaaaaccTCCAACGAActacttaaatttttttgaataaggTGCAGTTTTACAGTtacttctattaaaaaaaatctaattacaTTGATACCATAATCAAGTAAGAGCAATTGACTTCAACGCAGTAATCATGTCATAATGAAGCCATAAAAGCAAAGAATGTTTTGATTCCACTAATTAGGTTCGTAATAAATTGATTATCCTAGAAACGCCTTACGTATTGCACAATGGTTATCGTTAATTAAACGCAAAATAAAGGAAAACCCATCACTAATCGCAATAAAATGTTACGGGTCAAACACTAACTAATGTTGGGTCTTGTGTTTTGTTTCAAAATGGCATGTGATCAAacacttttattaatttagtcGAAGAAGCAAAACACATAAaagacaacattttttttcGAGGGACAACATCacacatgaacacaaaacacgTAATCCTATAATCTTTGTCACTACATTTATGCTTTTATTGCTTTCTTCATCacatatcaaaatcaaattaggTTCACTGCCAAAAATTTAGAGTTCGTATAATCAAAGTAATGCAAGCAAGTTTGGAATTAATTCACGTGTTTAATTTGGTTTTCTTCTACCATTTActtgtttaaaatgttaattaaggttaaatatatattttttttcaaatattaattcataattaaagaggTGAACATGAATTAGGCACTAATTAGTGGGTTGATATTTTAGGCGATTTGATTTTGTAGAGAATCTTTCTACTTTGCactaaaaacaataaacaaataacGAGAAAGACAGACACGTGAGGGTCACACGTGGGGGCGTGAGACAGTAGATTCTATTCCTCACTGCAACTGCAGTGAGTTGTTGGGTTTCGGCCCAGGCTTGTCTGCTGAATTGGGCTTTGATATCAGACAAGTAAAAGAggtaatttcttttgttttttatttgggaaaaaaaaaagactgaGATAAATGCATGAATGTTAGAATTGCTCTAAAAGAATTTAGAACCAAAGATGATTCTTTGAATCTTTGTGAtgaaagatattatatttttaacctccttttatataacttttgtgCATTtactccttttttttattatttttgcgaCTTGTGTACGgtaatattttctttcaaatcaacaaaaaataagtaattattagATTTCCATCTTTaccaaaaacaaatattattcattttttctaattactaTATCCAAATTAATACAAATTGAATTACGTTAATAACAGTTTTTTCGCATGTATTAAAACCagttaattattcaaaattattaataattattcgGAAAATGATTTTacggaaatatttttttattaatttatatagttatcgaaaaatatatttattataaaataaaattaaatataagttttgatgtttaattgaaaattgaaaatgttaaaCAATATCACAAATAAAGAAATACTAAATCGTATTATTTAGCATTTACAAactccatttttttaatatatttttattatctttattaattgtcataatgtattatttactattataaGATAAcagtatttattaaaaagtgaatttaaaaataagttttaaaatattggtaGCTAAAATTTGGATAGTAAATGTTAACTATCAATTCAAActatttagaaatcaattataagtttttttattcataataaagactagatatcaataattattattttgtaaattaatatctagATTAATCCctctaaattagtcattataataatgattaattattatttttttatctaaaattggttgttatttaataatttgtttttagtaaaacaaaactccaattatttttatatatatatatatatatatatatataatatctaaaaataaataagttattttttatagtatctaattatattctattttgataatattcaattcaatgcatctttgaatatttagaCCAATTATGCTTGTGTTTGCTTTGTTTATGTTCTCCTTTGCCTTCTTTTGTATCAAGCCTTAAATGATCGAACATTCTATCCAAGAGTGAAACTAACCTCGACaaaatgttcttttttttcataaaattttattttcataaaaaagtttgtactcgggatatttttttaataaatttcttgtaaattttaaaattctgtGATAACTAACTATCGTAAATGATTTCAAGACTTTTATAAAACACATAAACCTTAGAaggtaaattatttaaaaacataagtGTTAACATATTTGTGTGTTTGCATTTTTTGATCGaaattaaatgtttatatatatggtACATTATctttaaatagaattaaataaaatttgaataccTGGTACTTTTGTGAGTCATACATTATCTCAACGGAGGAAGAATAATATACATtgttaaaaatacaaaaaattataatttcatgaaATATAAACTGTTAATATGACTTGAtcaaatatttacatttaacttaattgattttatattttaaatgtaacaaaaaattatttatttttaattaaaattcattaaacatTTATATCCTTCAATTTTAGAGTGTACGATGATTCTTATGAAAATCCAATTGTATTACTATAATTCGCTTGGACCCACCTGCAAGACAAGAAAGTGAAAACGTCAGCAGAGGTTCCCCCAAACTAAATTTCAGgaacttccttttctttttaatttttcaaaccTGCATTTAGGTTTCAACTGacttcaaaattataataaattatccattttttaactcctattaaatttaattcagCCTAATTTTTTAACTGAATTCCAAACACTCATTAAACTCATCAACAATCAAAGTCTTCTCCCCATTTCCCATCTCATTTCACCCCTATCAACGAATCATTGTATAGTTATTCTTATCAGGTTAGGtcagtaatatatatatatatatatatatatatatatatatatataagtaactTAATTTACGAATGATATTAGTGATTGATTCTTTCGTCGATAAATAAATCATCAACATTTGTCAATTTATTTGacgaaaaataaattttatcgaCAGATTATGATTTGTCAAAATCGATCTGTCAGTAATCAGTAAATTTCTTATAGTGAcatattaagtaaaaataagaaagttgaacattatatataaaaatgatttttttaaaattttaaattaaaagtgataactatttttttttcacatatatcTCATTCTCCGCGAAAATTATGCTATTTTTCAACTATGGCATATATATAGTTATGTTGTTTGAAAATTAGATATTATTTAAAGAACGTAATAATTATTAAgttagtatatatacatatatacatgaATAAGTTGTTGTTTGGAATTTAGACGTGAGTTTAAATTTTACATGAAATCAAGGAAGTTGAACATCATATAATGATGATTGTCCtaagattttgaattaaaagtgaCGTGAATCTTTACGTATAAgttaaattcatgttttatcAGTATTATATTTTTCCGACGTTGAAAGTTGGAAATATGTTTGATTAGGTTAAAATGATGTGTATGTGAATGATGTTTTAGCATGTTGGTGTTTGAAAGTTGAAAGGGTGGTGTGGTGTGGAGTGTCCCAGTTGGCTCACAGTGCACATGGGTGCGTGCGCAATTAACGGACCGGACCCTGCACAGGACGCTCCCGTTTTCACAAACAGATGGTTGGAAGGAAACATGAAACATCCTCTCATCAATTGGCCGCATTAGTACTATTTAGTATTTTACTTcccttctttctctttctatctGTCTTTGTCGTGTTGAGTTGGTGTGGTTCACTGTTATTGTCCCTTCCACGCCTCACCCACTCTCCCTCTTTCTCCTATGCTTTCCCTTTGCATTTATTTCTATCTGCATGACatgagaaaaacaaagaaagaggaCACATGAAATCATCACTATAAGGGTAATGCATGGTTGGTACTCTTCTCACTACACACTCTCTCAACAAGATAGAAACtgctattattattactttttctatGTAGGGAAGGGACTGTGACACATCAACAATGATGTATATGGACACCCTTTAATTACGTACACcaattctttcttcttttttctcatatatatatatatatatatatatatatgattagttatttatttgatataaaaaaatacagagGAGTCCCCACCATACTTCATCTGACAGCAATAAGAGTCTCACACTTGGGAGGCAccacttcttctttttgttttctaccATAAGAGGAAGCTCAACCCTATGCACATAATGCAgtgttgttgtgttgtgttgtgctGTGTTCTGCCTCATTTTCTTCATATCTTCTCCACATTTTGGACTCAACGCTCACAAAATGCCACGtaaactatttaatttaacCTCTTGTGCCTCCCAAATTTTCCTGATTCAAACATTTCTGTTATCCTCTTACAAacccttctttcttcttttctttgctttattttttctgCATGCCTAGCTAAGTTTGGTTTGACACACATGCCAGCAACTAAGTTGCCTATATTATAAGTGGAATTGATCTTCAAACAAAAGTTACCAATTCAGAACAGTAGTACCTATCTGTTTAGGCAAGGACGGTGCCAAATTCAAATGCCACAAGTGACTAAAGCTACTTTATGCTAAGATTCTGAACCAAACAGATtaagtgtatatatatttgacagtatatatagatatatatcaGTGGGTGAATAGGTTGAAGGTTGAGGGTTTGGGTTTGGGGAACAGGCTCATTCTCATTGGGTGGTGGGTGGGGTGGGACCCTCCTTCAGAAGTCATATAGTGTCAATCCATAGCCACTTGATCATGGAGAGGCACATGAATGAGAGATGCCTTGTTGGATAACAACAACTGCCTTTGAACTTCTGgcatttgtttatttattgctCATGCATGCCTGCTGTTGGAAAGTTACATGTTGCCTATGTTCTGGTTCTTCAAGTGGTACTTTAAGATTAAATTCAACATTTGTGGTTGAATATTTCAGAACGATCAGAAATaagatcaatttataatatataaataatgtaaatttattttataaaataattttgtaacgttgaattagacttaaaattctcTTTGTAACGTGTATACACACTTTTGTATCCCCTAAAGATTCTAAGAGAAGTGAGAGGGAAACATACCTTATATGATTTAGGGTTACTGTTGAAGAAAAACACAtgatttcaattcaaaacaaatataacagAATAAAACCAAAGTATTATACTGTATACATGTGAAATATTAAGTGTAAAAGCAACAAGAAATTGATGAAACAGGTGACTTTATCAACAGATATATCAAAATACAGAAAgag is a window of Vigna unguiculata cultivar IT97K-499-35 chromosome 4, ASM411807v1, whole genome shotgun sequence DNA encoding:
- the LOC114181155 gene encoding protein DETOXIFICATION 51-like; this encodes MLEPNTEYNDTEKQTQGFSTRSTMWDFIREAKSLWEVAFPTALTALIFYARSMVSMLFLGHLGDTELAAGSLAIAFANITGYSVLSGLSLGMEPLCSQAFGAKRPKLLSLTLQRCVLFLTCCSIPISLLWLNMSKIFLILHQDMKITKMAQNYLLYLLPDLVTNSFLHPIRVYLRAQNVTQPVTLASLAGTLLHVGFNFVLVRRGVAGVAAASAASSFSILGLLLLYVWISGVHLDTWSAPSRECFTGWEPLLRLAAPSCVSVCLEWWWYEIMILLCGLLVEPTASVAAMGILIQTTSLIYVFPSSLGLAVSTRVGNLLGENRAPRARMSAVVAVFFAAVMGFSAVIFASSMRRRWGRMFTLDEGILQLTAAALPILGLCELGNCPQTVGCGVVRGTARPNVAANVNLGAFYLVGMPVAVGLAFWLEVGFCGLWLGLLSAQVCCAGLMLYTIGTTDWEYQACRAQLLTAIDDSGNGSDGQKEPLIGVVVDT